Proteins encoded by one window of Salvia splendens isolate huo1 chromosome 5, SspV2, whole genome shotgun sequence:
- the LOC121804846 gene encoding probable inactive poly [ADP-ribose] polymerase SRO5, whose protein sequence is MCSEKNDGNLVSGSNHVSAEKRGQKLTLFEDLLQDSDAVNSNSDVFNGDSCPSDCESGVSGGENKIGYSVGNGGGEEIYGIITKNFVSSLGRSGFDAKIEGIHRIDFSSFGSRAKLQSFCIYSKAVGMKCNGDPNVKYAWFGGSKSEINAILSHGFCLPATNGSHGYGVHLSPVNQPVESLPLAIADEDGLMHMLLCRVIMGKMEAVLGGSDQYNPSSEEFDSGVDDLASPRKYIVWSSRMNTHILPEYVLTFKASPNHREKQRHLQTPRVPKSDWMPFPTLIATLTKFLPSDAIESISKFHSDYRKQKVTRHEMIQRVRHIAGDELLMAIIKSYRSKTKSCLNGVSRGLRK, encoded by the exons ATGTGCAGCGAAAAAAATGATGGCAATTTGGTTTCCGGATCGAATCACGTTTCAGCTGAAAAGAGGGGCCAAAAATTGACGCTCTTTGAAGATCTTCTTCAGGATTCAGACGCTGTAAATTCAAATAGTGATGTATTCAACGGCGATTCTTGCCCCTCCGACTGCGAGAGCGGCGTTTCCGGCGGCGAAAACAAGATCGGATATTCCGTCGGAAATGGCGGTGGGGAGGAGATTTATGGGATAATTACGAAAAACTTTGTGTCTAGCTTGGGCAGGAGTGGATTCGATGCCAAAATTGAGGGGATTCATCGGATTGATTTCTCGAGCTTCGGTAGCAGAGCAAAGCTTCAATCTTTCTGTATATACTCGAAGGCGGTTGGGATGAAGTGCAACGGAGATCCCAATGTGAAATACGCTTGGTTTGGAGGTTCCAAGAGTGAGATTAATGCGATTCTCTCTCATGGTTTCTGCCTTCCTGCGACCAATGGGAGTCACGGATATGGTGTTCATCTCTCCCCAGTTAATCAACCTGTTGAAAG TTTGCCGTTGGCTATTGCTGATGAAGATGGCCTAATGCACATGTTGCTTTGCCGAGTGATAATGGGGAAAATGGAGGCTGTTTTGGGTGGCTCAGATCAATACAATCCGAGTAGTGAAGAGTTTGATTCCGGCGTTGATGATTTAGCCTCTCCTCGAAAATACATTGTGTGGAGTTCGCGTATGAACACTCACATCTTGCCCGAATACGTGCTCACTTTCAAAGCATCACCTAATCACAGAG AAAAGCAGAGGCATTTGCAGACTCCCAGAGTTCCGAAATCGGATTGGATGCCGTTCCCCACCCTCATTGCAACACTGACCAAGTTCTTGCCTAGTGATGCCATTGAATCCATTTCTAAGTTTCACAGTGATTACCGG AAGCAGAAGGTAACAAGGCACGAAATGATTCAACGTGTGAGGCATATAGCAGGGGACGAGCTTCTGATGGCCATCATAAAATCTTATAGGAGCAAG ACAAAATCATGTTTGAATGGTGTTTCAAGAGGTTTGAGGAAATGA
- the LOC121803147 gene encoding uncharacterized protein LOC121803147, which produces MQVTPSLPLSPSFSSYCKVAEIAARTVDEFSDERKNCEENEEEFEFAMTERNSKLQSQTSAGEIFHNGEIRPVYSVFNRDFSLGRVTIQNEIGIKNSVRDSVSPKIRLPLRKLFLEERETTIAMSSSSSEEADELDGVAAVTYCVWPPKAEEEGRCNKSSSAGCNSKRWKLKDFLHRSHSHGSEKDFVDLQEFENKSAVTGGKLEVVAPPYNLSRGEERSYLGQGHQLAGLFGDVNALRRNLKSF; this is translated from the coding sequence ATGCAGGTGACCCCATCACTACCGCTCTCCCCCAGCTTCAGTAGCTATTGCAAAGTCGCCGAAATCGCAGCTCGAACAGTCGATGAATTTTCCGACGAGAGGAAAAATTGCgaagaaaatgaggaagaaTTTGAGTTCGCGATGACGGAAAGGAATTCAAAATTACAGTCGCAGACTTCCGCCGGCGAAATTTTCCACAACGGTGAGATCCGTCCGGTTTACTCTGTCTTCAATCGAGATTTTTCACTCGGACGCGTCACAATTCAGAATGAAATCGGAATTAAAAATAGCGTCCGCGATTCGGTTTCTCCGAAGATCCGGCTTCCGCTGAGGAAGCTGTTTCTAGAGGAAAGGGAAACGACGATTGCGATGTCGTCGAGCTCGTCGGAGGAGGCGGACGAGCTCGACGGCGTAGCGGCGGTGACCTACTGCGTTTGGCCGCCGAAGGCGGAGGAAGAAGGGCGGTGCAATAAGAGCAGCTCGGCCGGGTGCAATTCGAAGAGATGGAAACTGAAAGATTTTCTGCATAGGAGCCACAGCCATGGAAGTGAGAAGGATTTCGTCGATTTGCAGGAATTTGAAAACAAATCTGCAGTCACTGGCGGGAAGTTGGAAGTGGTGGCGCCGCCGTATAATTTGAGCCGCGGAGAGGAGAGATCGTACTTGGGTCAGGGACATCAATTGGCGGGGCTCTTCGGTGATGTAAATGCGTTAAGAAGAAATTTGAAGTCATTTTAA
- the LOC121804267 gene encoding uncharacterized protein LOC121804267, whose product MPLAGPSGLKYLKVKLFFIVVYEGFITPYKGVRYHLKEWGNGAQAPQSPEELFNLKHSKARNVIERSFAVLKMRWGILRSPSFYPIDVQTGLIIACFLLHNFIRTQMEVDPYDALVGEHYEDGYGSDSDDPVVPTISSVAPTPAWMKKRDDFASTMWNDRTNM is encoded by the exons ATGCCATTAGCCGGCCCCTCGGGCTTAAAATACCTAAAGGTCAAACTCTTTTTCATTGTTGTATA TGAGGGATTCATCACACCGTACAAAGGCGTCCGGTACCATTTGAAGGAGTGGGGTAATGGCGCTCAGGCACCTCAATCGCCCGAGGAATTGTTCAACTTGAAGCACTCTAAAGCTCGGAATGTTATTGAGCGCTCATTTGCAGTACTGAAGATGCGTTGGGGAATACTCCGCAGTCCAAGCTTCTATCCTATTGATGTCCAAACTGGATTGATCATTGCCTGTTTCTTGCTCCACAATTTCATCCGCACGCAGATGGAGGTGGATCCGTATGATGCATTGGTTGGAGAACATTATGAAGATGGGTATGGAAGTGATAGCGATGATCCTGTTGTTCCCACTATAAGTTCGGTCGCACCAACACCGGCGTGGATGAAGAAACGGGACGACTTTGCTTCTACAATGTGGAATGATAGGACAAACATGTGA
- the LOC121804265 gene encoding B3 domain-containing protein REM5-like: protein MADEDPDNPTLPAFMKRLPPEFVGIHGHDLPFDCRLVWPNGTRYSVRILKLEHGFYFTSEWSNFVRATRVVHGDHLIFTLVGAGIFNVRRFDRYTNCPPQGDMEVIEDDGVDENDSPGIDTSDEYVPSENESESTGDEDYVDDSRALNVDGIPTFVISLTPSNINRRLEIPYWFWQRHIPMGAIQAGVHLVTEGGTWLCTLKHNSRKIWVKHGWGRFKQENNLVEGVRCHFKLVDNFVVQFEVWFDRP from the exons ATGGCGGATGAGGACCCGGACAACCCAACGCTTCCGGCTTTCATGAAG CGACTACCTCCCGAATTCGTCGGGATTCATGGGCATGACCTACCGTTTGACTGTAGGCTCGTATGGCCTAATGGAACACGGTATTCAGTGCGAATTCTGAAGCTTGAGCATGGGTTCTACTTCACTTCCGAATGGAGTAATTTTGTTCGTGCTACTAGAGTCGTGCACGGCGATCATCTCATCTTCACTTTGGTGGGTGCTGGTATTTTCAATGTAAGGCGGTTTGATCGCTACACTAATTGTCCACCGCAGGGAGACATGGAAG TTATTGAAGACGACGGTGTGGATGAAAACGACTCTCCGGGCATCGATACTTCCGATGAGTACGTGCCTTCGGAGAATGAATCTGAATCAACGGGTGACGAAGACTACGTGGACGATAGCAGGGCACTGAATGTCGACGGCATCCCTACTTTCGTCATTTCGCTCACCCCGAGTAACATCAATCGAAGGCTTGAGATCCCGTATTGGTTTTGGCAGCGCCATATCCCGATGGGGGCAATTCAAGCGGGTGTGCATCTGGTAACGGAAGGGGGGACGTGGCTATGTACACTCAAACACAACTCGAGGAAGATATGGGTTAAGCATGGATGGGGTCGATTCAAACAAGAGAACAATCTGGTTGAAGGGGTTCGTTGCCATTTCAAGCTCGTTGATAACTTTGTGGTCCAATTTGAAGTGTGGTTTGATCGGCCTTAA
- the LOC121802083 gene encoding protein KINESIN LIGHT CHAIN-RELATED 3-like has product MPGIVMDEIHEDGNRGIVNEDGDSNSCKDNSAVSNTPAARQTTPEAPHNGDGGENAEGGAEASIDQLYENVCEMQSSDQSQSRHSFGSDGDESRIDSELRHLVGGEMREVEIIEEDEELQRPDNGDSGKKKGSSVENSQSVDVVTPTEQSTKASNLQLESEFSGISSSSPKSKSLAKPPIDRSSEKSSKKTSLGGLFKKHRNSAAGSVKLQKGTEDQSEAGLENPDLGPFLLKQARDLMSSGDNARRALDLAQRAAKSFEKCADGKPSLDVVMCLHVTAAIHCSLSQYGDVIPVLEHSIEIPLVEEGQDHALAKFAGYMQLGDTYAMLGQLENSISCYLSGLEVQKEVLGDNDPRVGETCRYLAEAHTQAMQFDEAQRLCQMALDIHRENGAPASLEEAADRRLMGMICESKGDHEAALEHLVLASMAMVANGQESEVAAVDCSIGDTYLSLNRYDEAIFAYQKALTSLKASKGENHPAVASVFVRLADLYNKTGKFRDLRSYCENALRIYEKPFPVIAPEEIASGLTDISAIYESMEELEQALKLLQKALKMYNDSPGQQNTIAGIEAQMGVLYYMLGNYSDSYSSFKNATTKLRASGEKKSAFFGIALNQMGLACVQRYAINEAVELFEEARGILEQEYGPYHPDTLGVYSNLAGTYDAVGRLDDAIEILEFIVGMREEKLGTAHPDVEDEKKRLAELLKEAGRVRNRKNRSLETLLDTSQNTKAASSNGGGIKV; this is encoded by the exons atGCCCGGAATTGTGATGGATGAGATTCATGAAGATGGGAATCGTGGGATAGTGAATGAGGATGGAGATTCTAATTCTTGTAAAGACAATTCAGCTGTGAGTAACACACCTGCCGCCCGCCAGACT ACCCCAGAAGCTCCACACAATGGGGATGGCGGCGAAAATGCGGAAGGGGGGGCTGAGGCCTCCATTGACCAGCTCTATGAAAATGTGTGTGAGATGCAGAGTTCTGATCAATCACAATCTAGGCATAGTTTTGGATCTGATGGTGATGAGTCACGGATTGATTCTGAGCTGCGGCATCTTGTGGGAGGAGAGATGAGGGAGGTGGAGATAATTGAAGAGGATGAAGAGCTGCAGAGGCCGGATAATGGCGATTCTGGTAAGAAGAAAGGTAGTTCAGTGGAGAATTCTCAATCTGTGGATGTAGTCACCCCTACTGAACAGTCAACCAAAGCTTCTAACTTGCAGTTAGAATCTGAATTTTCTGGAATATCAAGTTCAAGTCCGAAGAGCAAGAGTCTAGCAAAGCCGCCTATTGATAGGAGTAGTGAGAAGAGTTCTAAGAAAACGTCTCTGGGTGGTTTGTTCAAGAAACACAGAAACTCTGCTGCTGGGAGTGTGAAGCTGCAGAAAGGAACTGAGGATCAATCTGAGGCTGGATTGGAAAATCCTGATCTTGGACCGTTTCTTCTGAAGCAAGCTAGGGATTTGATGTCGTCTGGGGATAATGCTCGGAGGGCTCTTGATTTAGCTCAGCGCGCTGCTAAGTCATTTGAGAAGTGTGCTGATGGGAAGCCAAGTTTggatgtggttatgtgtttaCATGTAACCGCAGCCATACACTGTAGCTTGAGCCAGTATGGGGATGTTATTCCGGTATTGGAGCATTCGATTGAGATTCCCTTGGTTGAGGAAGGGCAAGATCATGCTCTTGCTAAATTTGCTGGTTATATGCAGTTGGGAGATACTTATGCTATGTTGGGCCAGCTCGAGAATTCAATTTCGTGTTACTTGAGTGGTTTGGAAGTTCAAAAGGAAGTGCTTGGAGATAATGATCCAAGAGTGGGTGAGACTTGTCGGTATTTAGCTGAAGCCCACACTCAAGCAATGCAATTTGACGAAGCGCAAAGGCTTTGTCAAATGGCACTGGACATACATAGAGAGAACGGAGCGCCTGCTTCTCTTGAGGAGGCTGCAGACAGGAGACTGATGGGGATGATCTGTGAATCGAAGGGAGACCATGAAGCTGCTCTCGAGCATCTTGTTTTGGCAAGCATGGCTATGGTGGCTAATGGACAGGAATCTGAAGTGGCTGCTGTTGATTGTAGCATTGGGGATACCTATCTCTCTCTAAACAGATATGATGAGGCGATATTTGCTTATCAGAAAGCACTTACGTCTCTCAAGGCTTCTAAAGGGGAGAACCATCCGGCCGTTGCTTCTGTTTTTGTTCGTCTAGCTGACTTATATAACAAGACAGGGAAGTTTAGGGACTTGAGATCCTACTGTGAGAATGCCCTCCGGATCTATGAAAAACCCTTCCCTGTTATTGCTCCTGAGGAAATTGCTAGTGGCCTCACTGATATCTCAGCCATTTATGAGTCGATGGAGGAGCTTGAGCAGGCACTAAAGTTgctacaaaaggctctaaagatGTATAACGACTCTCCAGGTCAGCAAAACACAATTGCTGGCATTGAAGCTCAGATGGGAGTTTTGTACTATATGTTGGGAAACTATTCTGATTCTTACTCATCATTTAAAAACGCAACAACAAAGCTTCGTGCTAGTGGGGAGAAGAAATCAGCTTTCTTCGGCATTGCATTGAACCAGATGGGCTTAGCTTGTGTGCAGCGATATGCAATAAACGAGGCTGTTGAATTGTTTGAAGAAGCAAGGGGCATTCTAGAGCAAGAATATGGACCATACCATCCCGATACGCTTGGAGTTTACAGTAACCTTGCTGGAACCTATGATGCTGTTGGAAG GTTGGATGATGCAATAGAGATTCTTGAATTTATTGTGGGAATGAGGGAGGAAAAGCTCGGGACAGCACATCCAGACGTCGAAGATGAGAAGAAGAGGCTGGCTGAGCTACTAAAGGAGGCAGGCAGGGTCCGTAACAGGAAAAACCGGTCACTGGAAACACTCCTTGATACGAGCCAAAACACGAAGGCTGCGAGCAGCAATGGTGGTGGCATTAAGGTGTGA
- the LOC121804266 gene encoding B3 domain-containing protein REM1-like — translation MADDDSYGAYQRLPSFIKVFSGARNKEEMRLPPQWVAEHGEELPFDCRLVMPNGSRWPVRVLNIASGCYFCVGWSEFRRGNKISHGETLCFTLVDVGIFHVKRYKSGSGCPPRSDLISLSEEEEDEQIYTPDIDSSDDYAPSDVESESVEDSDYDDGKGALEADEYPTWTLKLTKSNIKRTIEIPKDFWQLHVSSAPHQDVVHFLVEGQTWRLFLKHSSGKIWIKHGWRRFKDDNALFPGVRCHFKLVDAQDIQFYVWFDRP, via the exons ATGGCAGACGACGACTCGTATGGCGCCTACCAAAGGCTTCCTTCATTCATCAAAGTGTTCTCCGGAGCTCGCAACAAAGAGGAAATG CGTCTACCTCCACAATGGGTTGCGGAACACGGGGAAGAGCTGCCGTTTGATTGTCGACTTGTAATGCCAAATGGCTCCCGATGGCCAGTCCGTGTGTTGAATATCGCGAGTGGATGCTACTTTTGCGTTGGATGGTCTGAATTCCGGCGTGGGAATAAAATTTCCCATGGTGAAACACTATGCTTCACCCTCGTCGATGTGGGGATTTTCCACGTCAAAAGATACAAGTCGGGGTCCGGATGCCCACCGCGAAGCGATCTTATTT CGTTGTCCGAGGAGGAAGAGGACGAACAGATATACACTCCAGACATAGATTCGTCGGACGACTATGCCCCATCCGACGTTGAATCGGAGTCAGTGGAAGACAGTGACTACGACGACGGTAAGGGTGCGCTTGAGGCCGATGAGTATCCCACATGGACGTTGAAGCTTACTAAGTCAAATATCAAGCGAACCATTGAAATTCCGAAAGACTTTTGGCAACTCCACGTCAGTTCCGCTCCTCACCAGGATGTCGTGCATTTCCTTGTTGAAGGCCAAACTTGGCGGCTCTTCCTCAAACATAGTTCGGGCAAGATCTGGATCAAGCACGGTTGGCGTCGCTTTAAAGATGATAACGCTTTATTCCCGGGTGTTCGTTGCCATTTTAAGCTCGTCGATGCGCAAGATATACAGTTCTATGTGTGGTTTGATCGACCGTGA